The following proteins come from a genomic window of Citrobacter europaeus:
- the hflK gene encoding FtsH protease activity modulator HflK — protein MAWNQPGNNGQDRDPWGSSKPGGNPEGNGNKGGRDQGPPDLDDIFRKLSKKLGGLGGGKGTGSGGGSSSQGPRPQLGGRVFTIAAAAIVIIWAASGFYTIKEAERGVVTRFGKFSHLVEPGLNWKPTFIDEVTPVNVEAVRELAASGVMLTSDENVVRVEMNVQYRVTDPQRYLFSVTSADDSLRQATDSALRGVIGKYTMDRILTEGRTVIRSDTQRELEETIRPYNMGITLLDVNFQAARPPEEVKAAFDDAIAARENEQQYIREAEAYTNEVQPRANGQAQRILEEARAYKTQTILEAQGEVARFAKILPEYKAAPQITRERLYIETMEKVLSNTRKVLVNDKGSNLMVLPLDQMLKGGSAPAAKSDSSSNLLRLPPATTSGSGASNTSSTSQGDIMDQRRANAQRNDYQRQGE, from the coding sequence ATGGCGTGGAATCAGCCCGGTAATAACGGACAAGACCGCGACCCGTGGGGAAGCAGCAAACCTGGCGGCAACCCTGAGGGAAATGGAAACAAAGGCGGTCGCGATCAGGGACCTCCCGATCTGGATGATATTTTCCGTAAACTGAGTAAAAAACTCGGTGGTCTGGGTGGCGGTAAAGGTACGGGTTCCGGCGGCGGTAGTTCATCGCAAGGTCCGCGTCCGCAACTGGGTGGTCGAGTCTTTACTATCGCAGCGGCAGCTATTGTCATTATCTGGGCGGCCAGCGGTTTCTACACCATTAAAGAAGCGGAACGCGGCGTGGTGACACGCTTCGGTAAATTCAGCCATTTGGTTGAACCGGGTCTGAACTGGAAACCGACCTTTATCGACGAAGTGACTCCGGTCAACGTGGAAGCCGTGCGTGAACTTGCCGCATCCGGCGTCATGTTGACCTCTGACGAAAACGTCGTGCGTGTTGAAATGAACGTGCAGTACCGCGTGACCGATCCGCAGCGTTACCTGTTTAGCGTAACCAGCGCGGATGACAGTCTGCGTCAGGCTACCGACAGCGCCCTGCGCGGGGTTATCGGTAAATACACCATGGACCGTATCCTGACCGAAGGGCGTACCGTTATTCGTAGCGATACCCAGCGTGAACTGGAAGAAACGATCCGCCCGTACAACATGGGGATCACTCTGCTGGACGTCAACTTCCAGGCAGCACGTCCGCCGGAAGAAGTAAAAGCCGCGTTTGACGATGCCATTGCCGCACGTGAAAACGAGCAGCAGTACATCCGTGAAGCAGAAGCGTACACCAACGAAGTTCAGCCGCGTGCTAACGGTCAGGCGCAGCGTATTCTGGAAGAAGCGCGCGCTTACAAAACGCAAACCATCCTGGAAGCTCAGGGTGAAGTGGCTCGCTTCGCAAAAATTCTGCCGGAATATAAAGCCGCACCGCAAATTACTCGCGAGCGTCTGTATATCGAAACCATGGAAAAAGTGCTGAGCAATACCCGCAAAGTCCTGGTTAACGATAAGGGTAGCAATCTGATGGTTCTGCCGCTGGATCAAATGCTGAAAGGCGGTAGTGCGCCAGCAGCCAAGAGCGACAGCAGTTCAAACCTGCTGCGTTTGCCGCCAGCAACGACTTCCGGCTCTGGAGCAAGCAACACTTCGTCCACCAGTCAGGGCGATATTATGGACCAACGCCGCGCGAACGCGCAGCGTAACGACTACCAGCGTCAGGGGGAATAA
- the hflC gene encoding protease modulator HflC — MRKSVIAIIIIVLVVLFMSVFVVKEGERGITLRFGKVLRDDENKPLVVAPGLHFKIPFIESVKMLDARIQTMDNQADRFVTKEKKDLIVDSYIKWRISDFSRYYLATGGGDVSQAEVLLKRKFSDRLRSEIGRLDVKDIVTDSRGRLTLEVRDALNSGSAGTEDEVATPAADSAIAEAAERVQAETNGKVPVINPNSMAALGIEVVDVRIKQINLPAEVSEAIYNRMRAEREAVARRHRSQGQEEAEKLRATADYEVTKTLAESERQGRIMRGEGDAEAAKLFADAFSQDPDFYAFIRSLRAYEKSFEGNQDVMVMSPDSDFFRYMKTPNTATR, encoded by the coding sequence ATGCGTAAGTCAGTTATTGCGATTATCATCATCGTTCTGGTAGTTCTGTTCATGTCCGTCTTTGTGGTCAAAGAAGGCGAGCGTGGGATTACTCTGCGCTTTGGTAAAGTTCTGCGTGACGATGAAAACAAGCCGCTGGTCGTTGCACCAGGCCTGCACTTCAAGATTCCGTTTATTGAATCTGTGAAGATGCTGGATGCGCGTATTCAGACCATGGACAACCAGGCCGATCGCTTTGTTACCAAAGAGAAGAAAGATCTGATCGTTGACTCCTACATTAAGTGGCGCATCAGTGACTTTAGCCGTTACTACCTGGCAACGGGCGGTGGCGATGTTTCTCAGGCTGAAGTCCTGCTGAAACGTAAGTTCTCTGACCGTCTGCGTTCTGAAATTGGTCGTCTGGACGTCAAAGACATCGTTACCGACTCCCGCGGTCGTCTGACCCTGGAAGTGCGTGACGCGCTGAACTCCGGTTCTGCGGGCACGGAAGATGAAGTCGCGACGCCGGCGGCAGATAGCGCGATTGCCGAAGCGGCTGAGCGTGTTCAGGCTGAAACGAACGGTAAAGTACCGGTCATCAACCCGAACAGTATGGCGGCATTGGGCATCGAAGTGGTTGACGTGCGTATTAAGCAAATCAACCTGCCTGCTGAAGTATCTGAGGCTATCTACAACCGTATGCGCGCTGAGCGTGAAGCGGTAGCGCGTCGCCATCGTTCACAAGGTCAGGAAGAAGCGGAAAAACTGCGTGCAACGGCGGACTATGAAGTGACTAAAACGCTGGCAGAATCTGAGCGTCAAGGCCGCATCATGCGCGGTGAAGGCGATGCGGAAGCGGCTAAACTGTTTGCCGATGCGTTCAGTCAGGATCCTGACTTCTACGCCTTCATCCGTAGCCTGCGTGCTTACGAGAAGAGCTTCGAAGGCAACCAGGACGTGATGGTCATGAGCCCGGACAGCGATTTCTTCCGCTACATGAAGACACCGAATACCGCAACACGCTAA
- a CDS encoding DUF2065 family protein, with translation MNSTILLALALVLVLEGLGPMLYPNAWKKMISAMAQLPENTLRRFGGGLVVAGVVVYYMLRKTIG, from the coding sequence ATGAATTCAACAATTTTGCTGGCGCTTGCGCTGGTTTTGGTCCTTGAAGGCCTGGGTCCGATGCTTTACCCCAATGCGTGGAAGAAAATGATCTCCGCGATGGCCCAGCTTCCAGAAAATACTTTGCGTCGTTTTGGTGGAGGTCTTGTGGTTGCGGGCGTTGTGGTCTACTACATGTTGAGGAAAACGATTGGCTGA
- the purA gene encoding adenylosuccinate synthase has product MGNNVVVLGTQWGDEGKGKIVDLLTERAKYVVRYQGGHNAGHTLVINGEKTVLHLIPSGILRENVISIIGNGVVLSPSALMKEMKGLEDRGIPVRERLLLSEACPLILDYHVALDNAREKARGEKAIGTTGRGIGPAYEDKVARRGLRVGDLFDKATFAEKLKEVMEYHNFQLVNFYKVEAVDYQKVLDDVMAIADILTAMVVDVSDLLDQARKRGDFVMFEGAQGTLLDIDHGTYPYVTSSNTTAGGVATGSGLGPRYVDYVLGIIKAYSTRVGAGPFPTELFDDVGEFLCKQGNEYGATTGRRRRTGWLDSVAVRRAVQINSLSGFCLTKLDVLDGLKEVKICVAYRMPDGREVTTTPLAADDWKGIEPIYETMPGWSESTFGVKERSGLPQAALNYIKRIEELTGVPIDIISTGPDRTETMILRDPFDA; this is encoded by the coding sequence ATGGGTAACAACGTCGTCGTACTGGGCACCCAATGGGGTGACGAAGGTAAAGGGAAGATTGTTGATCTTCTGACTGAACGGGCTAAATATGTTGTGCGCTACCAGGGTGGACACAACGCAGGCCATACTCTCGTAATCAACGGTGAAAAAACCGTCCTCCATCTTATTCCATCAGGTATTCTTCGCGAGAATGTCATCAGCATCATCGGTAACGGTGTTGTACTGTCTCCGTCCGCGCTGATGAAAGAAATGAAAGGACTGGAAGATCGTGGTATCCCGGTTCGCGAGCGCCTGCTGTTGTCTGAAGCTTGTCCGCTGATCCTTGATTATCACGTTGCGTTAGATAACGCTCGTGAGAAAGCGCGTGGCGAGAAAGCGATCGGTACTACCGGTCGTGGTATCGGTCCGGCTTATGAAGACAAAGTAGCTCGTCGCGGTCTGCGCGTTGGCGATCTGTTTGATAAAGCAACCTTCGCTGAAAAACTGAAAGAAGTGATGGAATATCACAACTTCCAGCTGGTGAATTTCTATAAAGTTGAAGCAGTTGACTACCAGAAAGTGCTGGATGATGTAATGGCGATTGCCGACATCCTGACCGCTATGGTTGTTGATGTTTCCGATCTGCTGGACCAGGCGCGTAAGCGTGGCGATTTCGTCATGTTCGAAGGCGCGCAGGGTACCCTGCTGGATATCGACCATGGTACCTATCCGTACGTAACGTCTTCCAACACCACCGCGGGTGGCGTGGCGACCGGCTCCGGCCTGGGCCCGCGTTATGTGGACTACGTTCTGGGTATCATCAAAGCTTACTCTACTCGTGTCGGTGCGGGTCCATTCCCGACTGAGCTGTTTGATGACGTTGGCGAGTTCCTGTGCAAACAAGGTAACGAGTATGGCGCGACCACCGGTCGTCGTCGTCGTACCGGTTGGCTGGACTCCGTGGCCGTACGCCGTGCAGTACAGATTAACTCCCTGTCTGGCTTCTGCCTGACCAAACTGGACGTACTGGACGGTTTGAAAGAGGTGAAAATCTGTGTCGCTTACCGTATGCCGGATGGCCGTGAAGTAACGACTACTCCGCTGGCAGCTGACGACTGGAAAGGTATCGAGCCGATTTACGAAACCATGCCGGGCTGGTCTGAATCTACCTTCGGCGTGAAGGAGCGTAGCGGTCTGCCGCAGGCAGCACTGAACTACATCAAGCGTATTGAAGAACTGACCGGTGTGCCGATTGATATTATCTCAACTGGCCCAGACCGTACTGAAACCATGATCCTGCGCGACCCGTTCGACGCATAA
- the nsrR gene encoding nitric oxide-sensing transcriptional repressor NsrR, producing MQLTSFTDYGLRALIYMASLPEGRMTSISEVTEVYGVSRNHMVKIINQLSRAGFVTAIRGKNGGIRLGKPAKDIGIGDVVRELEPLSLVNCSSEFCHITPACRLKQALSKAVQSFLTELDNYTLADLVEENQPLYKLLLVE from the coding sequence GTGCAGTTAACAAGTTTCACCGATTACGGATTACGTGCGCTAATCTACATGGCGTCACTTCCCGAAGGACGTATGACCAGTATTTCTGAGGTGACAGAAGTCTACGGCGTGTCCCGTAATCATATGGTCAAAATAATCAATCAACTTAGCCGGGCGGGCTTTGTTACTGCTATTCGAGGAAAAAATGGCGGTATCCGCCTGGGTAAACCCGCTAAGGATATTGGTATTGGTGATGTGGTTCGCGAGCTGGAACCCTTATCGTTGGTCAACTGTAGCAGCGAGTTTTGCCACATTACCCCGGCCTGTCGACTCAAACAGGCGCTTTCTAAAGCAGTGCAAAGTTTTCTCACGGAACTGGACAACTACACACTTGCTGATTTGGTTGAAGAGAATCAACCGCTTTATAAATTATTGCTGGTGGAGTAA
- the rnr gene encoding ribonuclease R: MSQDPFQEREAEKYANPIPSREFILEHLTKREKPANRDELAAELNIEGEEQQEALRRRLRAMERDGQLVFTRRQCYALPERLDLLKGTVIGHRDGYGFLRVEGRKDDLYLSSEQMKTCIHGDQVLAQPLGADRKGRREARIVRVLVPKTSQIVGRYFTDAGVGFVVPDDSRLSFDILIPPEEVMGARMGFVVVVELTQRPTRRTKAVGKIVEVLGDNMGTSMAVDMALRTHEIPYIWPQAVEKQVAGLKEEVPEEAKVGRVDLRSLPLVTIDGEDARDFDDAVYCEKKRGGGWRLWVAIADVSYYVRPPTPLDQEARSRGTSVYFPSQVVPMLPEVLSNGLCSLNPQVDRLCMVCEMTISSKGRLTGFKFYEAVMSSHARLTYTKVWHMLQGDQELREQYAPLVKHIEELHNLYKVLDKAREERGGISFESEEAKFIFNAERRIERIEQTQRNDAHKLIEECMIMANISAARFVEKAKEPALFRIHDKPTTEAINSFRSVLAELGLELPGGNKPEPRDYAELLESIADRPDAEMLQTMLLRSMKQAIYDPENRGHFGLALQSYAHFTSPIRRYPDLSLHRAIKYLLAQEQGHKGNTTETGGYHYSMEEMLQLGQHCSMAERRADEATRDVSDWLKCDFMLDQVGNVFKGVIASVTGFGFFVRLDELFIDGLVHVSSLDNDYYRFDQVGQRLTGESSGQMYRLGDRVEVRVEAVNMDERKIDFSLISSERAPRNEGKTAREKAKKGDAGKNTGKRRQMGKKVNFEPDSAFRGEKKGRAKPQSEKNATEKKGDKKAKKPSAKTLKIAAATKAKRAAKKKIAQ, translated from the coding sequence ATGTCACAAGATCCTTTCCAGGAACGCGAAGCTGAAAAATACGCGAACCCTATCCCGAGCCGGGAATTTATCCTCGAACATTTAACTAAACGTGAAAAACCGGCCAACCGCGATGAGCTGGCCGCTGAACTCAACATTGAAGGTGAAGAACAGCAAGAAGCGCTGCGTCGCCGTCTGCGCGCGATGGAGCGTGACGGACAACTGGTCTTCACCCGTCGTCAGTGCTACGCGCTGCCGGAACGTCTCGACCTGCTGAAAGGTACCGTTATTGGCCACCGTGATGGCTACGGCTTTCTGCGCGTTGAAGGGCGCAAAGATGACCTGTACCTGTCCAGTGAGCAGATGAAAACCTGCATACATGGCGATCAGGTGCTGGCGCAGCCGTTGGGCGCGGACCGTAAAGGTCGTCGCGAAGCGCGTATTGTGCGCGTACTGGTGCCGAAAACCAGCCAGATTGTGGGTCGCTACTTCACCGACGCTGGCGTCGGGTTTGTCGTTCCTGACGACAGCCGCCTGAGTTTCGATATCCTGATCCCACCTGAAGAAGTGATGGGCGCTCGCATGGGCTTTGTGGTCGTGGTTGAGCTGACCCAGCGTCCGACTCGTCGCACCAAAGCGGTGGGTAAAATTGTTGAAGTGCTGGGCGACAACATGGGAACCAGCATGGCCGTGGATATGGCACTGCGTACCCATGAAATCCCGTATATCTGGCCTCAGGCGGTTGAAAAGCAGGTCGCCGGGCTGAAAGAAGAAGTACCGGAAGAGGCGAAAGTCGGGCGTGTCGATCTGCGCTCCCTGCCGCTGGTTACTATCGATGGCGAAGATGCGCGTGACTTTGACGATGCGGTCTACTGCGAGAAGAAACGCGGCGGCGGCTGGCGTTTATGGGTAGCGATTGCTGACGTAAGCTATTACGTTCGTCCGCCGACTCCGCTGGATCAGGAAGCGCGTAGCCGTGGCACATCTGTTTATTTCCCGTCGCAGGTTGTTCCAATGCTGCCGGAAGTGCTGTCTAACGGATTGTGTTCGCTCAACCCGCAGGTGGACAGGTTGTGTATGGTCTGTGAAATGACCATTTCGTCGAAAGGCCGCTTAACCGGCTTTAAATTCTACGAAGCGGTAATGAGCTCCCATGCGCGTCTGACTTACACCAAAGTCTGGCATATGCTGCAAGGCGATCAGGAGTTGCGTGAACAGTACGCGCCGTTGGTTAAACACATTGAAGAGCTGCATAACCTCTACAAAGTACTGGATAAAGCCCGTGAAGAGCGCGGCGGTATCTCGTTTGAGAGTGAGGAAGCGAAGTTTATCTTCAATGCTGAACGCCGTATTGAGCGTATCGAGCAGACGCAGCGTAACGACGCGCACAAGCTGATTGAAGAGTGCATGATCATGGCGAACATCTCCGCGGCGCGATTCGTTGAGAAAGCCAAGGAGCCGGCGCTGTTCCGTATTCATGATAAGCCGACGACCGAAGCGATTAACTCGTTCCGTTCGGTGCTGGCGGAACTGGGACTGGAGCTGCCTGGCGGCAATAAACCTGAACCGCGTGATTATGCTGAACTGCTTGAGTCGATTGCTGACCGCCCTGACGCTGAAATGCTGCAGACTATGCTGCTGCGTTCGATGAAGCAGGCTATTTACGATCCGGAAAACCGCGGGCACTTTGGTCTGGCGCTGCAATCTTATGCGCACTTTACCTCACCAATCCGTCGTTATCCGGACCTCTCCTTGCACCGGGCGATTAAGTATCTGCTGGCGCAGGAGCAGGGCCATAAAGGTAACACCACGGAAACCGGTGGCTACCATTATTCGATGGAAGAGATGCTGCAACTGGGTCAGCACTGTTCGATGGCCGAGCGCCGTGCGGACGAAGCGACGCGCGACGTTTCTGATTGGCTGAAGTGCGACTTCATGCTGGATCAGGTAGGGAATGTCTTCAAAGGCGTGATCGCCAGCGTGACCGGGTTTGGCTTCTTTGTCCGTCTTGATGAGCTGTTTATCGACGGTCTGGTGCATGTCTCCTCGCTGGATAACGACTACTATCGTTTTGACCAGGTTGGGCAGCGACTGACGGGGGAATCCAGCGGTCAAATGTATCGCCTGGGCGATCGCGTGGAAGTTCGCGTGGAAGCGGTTAACATGGACGAGCGTAAAATCGACTTCAGTTTGATCTCCAGCGAACGTGCGCCGCGCAATGAAGGTAAAACCGCGCGTGAAAAAGCGAAAAAAGGCGATGCAGGTAAAAATACCGGTAAACGTCGTCAGATGGGCAAAAAGGTGAATTTCGAGCCGGACAGCGCTTTCCGCGGCGAGAAGAAAGGCAGAGCCAAACCTCAGTCGGAGAAGAATGCGACTGAGAAGAAAGGCGACAAAAAAGCGAAAAAGCCATCGGCTAAAACGCTTAAAATCGCTGCCGCCACCAAAGCTAAACGTGCGGCGAAAAAGAAAATCGCACAGTAA
- the rlmB gene encoding 23S rRNA (guanosine(2251)-2'-O)-methyltransferase RlmB — translation MSEMIYGIHAVQALLERAPERFQDVFILKGREDKRLLPLIHALEAQGVVIQLANRQFLDEKSEGAVHQGIIARVKPGRQYQENDLPDLIATLDQPFFLILDGVTDPHNLGACLRSADAAGVHAVIVPKDRSAQLNATAKKVACGAAESVPLIRVTNLARTMRMLQEENIWIVGTAGEADHTLYQSKMTGRLALVMGAEGEGMRRLTREHCDELISIPMAGSVSSLNVSVATGICLFEAVRQRG, via the coding sequence ATGAGTGAAATGATTTACGGCATCCATGCGGTGCAGGCTCTGCTGGAACGTGCGCCTGAGCGCTTCCAGGACGTCTTTATTCTCAAAGGTCGTGAAGATAAACGCCTTCTGCCGCTGATCCACGCACTGGAAGCACAGGGTGTTGTCATTCAGTTGGCTAATCGCCAGTTCCTGGATGAGAAAAGCGAGGGTGCGGTACATCAGGGAATTATTGCTCGCGTGAAGCCGGGTCGTCAGTATCAGGAAAACGATCTGCCGGATCTGATTGCTACGCTCGATCAACCCTTCTTTTTGATCCTTGATGGCGTCACCGATCCACATAACCTGGGGGCATGCCTGCGTAGCGCAGATGCTGCCGGCGTACATGCTGTTATCGTACCGAAGGATCGTTCTGCACAGTTGAATGCGACGGCGAAAAAAGTGGCCTGCGGCGCGGCAGAAAGCGTACCGCTGATCCGTGTGACCAACCTGGCGCGCACTATGCGTATGCTGCAGGAAGAGAATATTTGGATCGTCGGAACCGCAGGTGAAGCCGACCATACTCTCTACCAGAGCAAAATGACCGGGCGTCTGGCGCTGGTGATGGGCGCGGAGGGTGAAGGTATGCGCCGTCTGACCCGTGAACACTGTGACGAACTGATCAGCATCCCGATGGCAGGTAGCGTTTCGTCGCTGAACGTTTCGGTTGCAACGGGCATCTGCCTGTTTGAAGCAGTCCGCCAGCGCGGCTAA
- a CDS encoding DUF2170 family protein: MAWTPQLLAEALQTRPELNIDIEYDEQSLIVKMNDYGDLPLNIVFTSRQIIIETVICPVSSIHQQDEFNIFLLRNQKLLPLSSVGISRVQQDEYYVAFGALSLNSSLNDVLLEMTTLADNALDLAEITEEYTQE, translated from the coding sequence ATGGCATGGACACCGCAGTTACTTGCTGAAGCACTACAAACTCGCCCTGAATTAAATATAGATATTGAATATGATGAGCAATCATTAATCGTTAAAATGAATGATTATGGCGATTTACCGCTCAATATTGTGTTTACTTCTCGCCAGATTATTATTGAAACAGTTATTTGTCCTGTTAGTAGTATTCATCAGCAGGATGAATTTAATATTTTCTTATTACGTAATCAGAAACTCCTTCCACTCTCTTCCGTAGGGATTTCCCGCGTTCAGCAGGATGAATATTACGTCGCATTTGGGGCTCTTTCGCTTAATTCATCGTTGAATGATGTGCTGCTCGAGATGACGACGCTTGCGGATAACGCGTTGGATCTGGCTGAAATCACAGAAGAATACACTCAAGAATAA
- a CDS encoding PspA/IM30 family protein has product MGILKSLFTLGKSVLSQAEESIEEAQGVRMLEQHIRDAKGELDNAGKSRVDLLARVKLSHDKLSDLRERKSSLETRVLEALSKNANPSLINEVAEEIARLENVIAAEEQVLANLEVSRDGVEKAVSATAQRIAQFEQQLEVVKATEAMQRAQQAVTTSTVGASSSVSTAAESLKRLQTRQAERQARLDAAAQLEKVADGRDLDEKLAEAGIGASNKSSAQDVLARLQRQQGE; this is encoded by the coding sequence ATGGGAATTTTAAAAAGCCTGTTTACCCTCGGCAAGTCCGTACTTTCTCAGGCGGAAGAGTCAATTGAAGAAGCGCAGGGGGTCCGCATGCTGGAACAGCATATCCGTGATGCGAAAGGTGAGCTGGATAACGCTGGAAAATCACGAGTAGACCTGCTGGCGCGCGTGAAGCTGAGCCATGACAAGTTGAGCGATCTGCGCGAGCGTAAATCCAGTCTGGAAACACGAGTGCTGGAAGCGCTGAGTAAAAACGCTAACCCGTCACTGATCAACGAAGTTGCAGAGGAAATTGCCCGCCTCGAGAATGTCATTGCTGCAGAAGAGCAAGTACTCGCTAACCTTGAAGTGTCGCGGGATGGCGTTGAAAAAGCGGTGAGTGCAACCGCACAACGGATTGCACAGTTTGAACAGCAGCTTGAGGTGGTAAAGGCGACGGAAGCGATGCAGCGCGCCCAGCAGGCAGTGACCACCTCGACCGTCGGCGCGTCTTCCAGCGTGTCTACAGCCGCAGAGTCGCTCAAGCGTTTGCAAACGCGACAGGCAGAGCGTCAGGCCCGTCTGGATGCCGCTGCACAGCTGGAAAAGGTTGCGGATGGGCGTGACCTGGATGAGAAGCTGGCTGAAGCCGGCATTGGGGCGAGCAATAAAAGTTCGGCTCAGGATGTTCTGGCACGACTGCAGCGTCAACAAGGCGAGTAA
- a CDS encoding YjfK family protein, whose amino-acid sequence MAGHKGKMMMSFFQRLFGKAAAVAPARGPLGLHLNAGFTLNTLAFRLLEESLLIELPGEEYTVAAASHIDLGGGGQIFRYYTSGEEFLQINTTGGSDIDDIYDIKFFVYAESYGISQKKHWQSAISPSAIGTPALSWQEERWQRFFNEEEPGNIEPVYMLEKVENHQHATWDVHNFTMGFQRQVTEDTWEYLLLNGEESFNEQGEPEWVFSRALGVDIPLTSLNVIG is encoded by the coding sequence TTGGCTGGTCATAAAGGGAAAATGATGATGAGTTTTTTCCAGCGTTTATTTGGTAAAGCCGCTGCTGTTGCGCCGGCTCGCGGGCCGTTGGGGTTACATCTGAATGCCGGATTTACGCTTAACACGCTGGCATTTCGTCTGCTTGAAGAGTCTCTATTAATCGAATTACCCGGTGAGGAGTACACCGTTGCAGCCGCCAGCCACATTGATTTAGGCGGCGGAGGCCAGATTTTTCGCTACTACACGTCCGGAGAAGAGTTTCTGCAAATCAATACCACGGGCGGCTCAGACATTGATGATATCTATGATATCAAATTCTTTGTTTATGCGGAAAGTTACGGGATTTCGCAGAAAAAACACTGGCAGTCTGCCATTAGCCCTTCTGCAATAGGGACCCCGGCGCTGAGCTGGCAGGAAGAGCGTTGGCAGCGCTTTTTTAACGAGGAAGAACCCGGGAACATTGAGCCGGTTTATATGCTGGAAAAAGTAGAAAATCATCAGCATGCCACATGGGATGTACATAATTTTACCATGGGCTTTCAGCGACAGGTTACAGAGGATACATGGGAATACCTGCTGTTGAACGGCGAAGAGTCGTTTAATGAGCAGGGAGAGCCAGAGTGGGTATTCTCACGGGCGCTGGGTGTAGATATTCCATTAACATCACTTAATGTAATTGGTTAA
- a CDS encoding DUF350 domain-containing protein, translating to MHILDSLLAFCAYFFIGAAMVIVFLFIYSKITPHNEWQLIKNNNTAASLAFSGTLLGYVIPLSSAAINAVSIPDYFAWGGIALVIQLVIYGGVRLYMPALSEKIINHNTAAGLFMGTAALAGGIFNAACMTW from the coding sequence ATGCACATACTGGATTCATTACTGGCTTTTTGCGCCTATTTTTTTATTGGCGCGGCCATGGTGATCGTTTTTCTGTTTATCTACTCAAAAATCACCCCGCACAACGAATGGCAACTGATTAAAAATAATAATACGGCAGCGTCACTGGCCTTTAGCGGCACGTTGCTGGGCTACGTTATTCCATTATCCAGCGCGGCAATTAACGCCGTCAGCATCCCGGATTATTTCGCCTGGGGCGGTATCGCGCTGGTGATACAACTCGTCATTTACGGCGGTGTGCGTTTATACATGCCGGCACTGAGTGAAAAAATTATTAATCATAATACTGCAGCGGGATTATTTATGGGGACTGCAGCCCTGGCGGGGGGCATTTTTAACGCCGCCTGCATGACATGGTAA
- a CDS encoding DUF1190 domain-containing protein, translating to MARKRKSGNKNRVPGHSAITRIGRPANPFAKKRSRYSGKYLTLAIMGGAAFFVLKGCADDGNTDNDGDGTFYSAVSECIDDGNSATVCADGWNNAKTEFYSSLPKQMNKQSCQTQFGDCYLDSTDQSWVPVFTGFLLSRVIRKDRDEQYVYSSGGSSYVSRPVWRTTSGDYSWRSGSGKNDTATSHSYTTKKVSTVSRGGYGRSSSARGHWGG from the coding sequence ATGGCAAGAAAACGTAAATCTGGAAACAAAAACAGGGTGCCAGGGCATTCTGCCATCACGCGAATTGGACGCCCGGCGAACCCCTTTGCAAAAAAACGCAGCCGATACAGCGGAAAATACCTGACGCTGGCCATTATGGGCGGAGCGGCATTTTTTGTCCTCAAAGGATGTGCTGATGACGGCAATACCGATAACGATGGTGACGGTACTTTTTACTCGGCGGTGAGTGAATGCATTGACGATGGCAATAGCGCCACCGTTTGTGCCGATGGCTGGAACAATGCGAAAACAGAGTTCTACTCCAGCCTGCCAAAGCAAATGAACAAGCAGAGCTGTCAGACGCAGTTTGGCGACTGCTATCTCGATAGCACCGATCAAAGCTGGGTGCCGGTATTCACCGGTTTTTTACTCAGCCGCGTCATTCGTAAAGATCGCGACGAACAGTATGTTTACAGCAGCGGTGGTTCTTCCTATGTTTCGCGCCCGGTCTGGCGTACGACTTCCGGGGATTACAGCTGGCGTTCCGGTAGTGGAAAAAATGATACCGCAACCAGCCATAGCTATACGACGAAGAAAGTCTCGACGGTTTCACGCGGCGGCTACGGACGTTCGTCCAGCGCGCGTGGGCACTGGGGAGGTTAA